In Mastacembelus armatus chromosome 5, fMasArm1.2, whole genome shotgun sequence, a single genomic region encodes these proteins:
- the rbm39a gene encoding RNA-binding protein 39a isoform X2: MTWTLRQCWRLHTGRALQRSPSTQTSTASTRLKKSWTVECLSAAGAPDRPRFTSDPPPHRSACFNEDNKALSPDGQEERTKRKKRSRDRKHSRSRDRKRSRSREHKRSRSKERRRSRSRERRRTRSRSRERGGRYRDHHKYRRRSRSKSPLRKEKSPIRLPIDNLTPEERDARTVFCMQLAARIRPRDLEEFFSAVGKVRDVRMISDRNSRRSKGIAYVEFVEANSVPLAIGLTGQRLLGVPIIVQASQAEKNRAAAAAAAAANNLQKGTSGPMRLYVGSLHFNITEEMLRGIFEPFGRIESIQLMMDSETGRSKGYGFITFADAECAKKALEQLNGFELAGRPMKVGHVTERTDASTASSFLDSDELERTGIDLGTTGRLQLMARLAEGTGLQIPPAAQQALQMSGAIAIGAMAAVSAAMNPAMNPALNMNMNSALNLPSQPLATHCFQLSNMFHPNSEEVSGWEVDIQHDVIEECNKHGGVVHIYVDKNSTEGNVYVKCPSIPAAMAAVNALHGRYFAGKMITAAYVPLPTYHNLFPESVTATQLLTPPPRR, translated from the exons ATGACTTGGACATTGAGGCAATGCTGGAGGCTCCATACAGGAAG GGCCCTTCAGAGGAGTCCCAGCACCCAAACCAGCACAGCATCCACACGGCTGAAGAAGAGCTGGACTGTGGAATGTCTGTCTGCTGCCGGAGCTCCAGACCGACCCAGATTCACCTCTGACCCCCCACCTCACAGATCAGCTTGTTTCAAT GAGGACAACAAGGCCCTGAGCCCCGACGGCCAAGAGGAGCGGACCAAGAG AAAGAAACGCAGTCGTGACAGGAAACACAGCCGGAGtcgagacagaaagaggagtcGAAGTCGAGAGCACAAACGCAGCCGCAGCAAAGAACGACGGAGAAGTCGCAGCCGAGAGCGACGCCGCACCCGCAGTCGCAGCAGAGAAAGGGGGGGGCGCTACAGAGACCACCACAAGTA CCGGCGGCGGTCTAGGAGTAAGAGTCCCCTCAGGAAAGAGAAGAGTCCGATCAG gttgCCAATAGATAACTTGACTCCTGAGGAGCGAGATGCCCGGACGGTGTTCTGTATGCAGCTGGCGGCCAGAATACGACCCCGGGACCTGGAGGAGTTCTTCTCTGCTGTGGGGAAG GTTCGGGACGTGAGGATGATCTCTGACAGGAACTCCCGTAGATCAAAGGGCATCGCCTACGTCGAGTTTGTGGAGGCAAATTCAGTTCCTCTCGCCATCGGACTGACGGGGCAAAGACTCCTGGGAGTTCCCATCATTGTACAGGCTTCGCAG GCAGAGAAGAatcgagcagcagcagcagcagcagcagcagccaacaACCTGCAGAAAGGAACATCAGGCCCGATGAGGCTGTACGTCGGCTCTCTGCACTTCAACATCACTGAGGAGATGCTGAGAGGAATCTTTGAGCCGTTTGGACGG ATTGAGAGCATCCAGCTGATGATGGACAGTGAGACAGGACGCTCTAAAGGCTACGGCTTCATCACT TTTGCAGATGCAGAGTGTGCTAAGAAAGCTCTGGAGCAGCTGAATGGCTTTGAGTTGGCGGGACGGCCCATGAAGGTGGGTCATGTGACAGAACGGACTGATGCCTCCACGGCTTCGTCTTTCCTTGACAGCGATGAGCTGGAACGCACTGGCATCGACCTGGGAACCACCGGGCGCCTGCAGCTTATGGCCCGACTTGCTGAGG GTACTGGTCTACAGATCCCTCCGGCTGCTCAGCAGGCTCTACAGATGAGCGGTGCTATCGCTATAGGAGCCATGGCTGCTGTGTCAG CCGCCATGAACCCAGCCATGAATCCGGCGctcaacatgaacatgaactcTGCTCTGAATCTTCCATCTCAGCCGCTTGCCACACATTGTTTCCAGCTGTCTAACATGTTCCACCCCAACAG tgaggAGGTTTCGGGGTGGGAGGTCGATATCCAGCATGATGTCATAGAGGAGTGCAACAAACATGGAGGAGTGGTTCACATCTATGTTGACAAGAACTCCACAGAG GGCAATGTCTACGTCAAGTGTCCGTCGATTCCAGCTGCCATGGCCGCCGTCAATGCCCTACATGGAAGATACTTTGCTG GTAAGATGATCACAGCAGCGTATGTTCCCCTGCCCACTTACCACAATCTCTTCCCGGAGTCCGTCACTGCCACACAGCTGCTGACCCCGCCCCCTCGACGGTAA
- the rbm39a gene encoding RNA-binding protein 39a isoform X4: MADDLDIEAMLEAPYRKEDNKALSPDGQEERTKRKKRSRDRKHSRSRDRKRSRSREHKRSRSKERRRSRSRERRRTRSRSRERGGRYRDHHKYRRRSRSKSPLRKEKSPIRLPIDNLTPEERDARTVFCMQLAARIRPRDLEEFFSAVGKVRDVRMISDRNSRRSKGIAYVEFVEANSVPLAIGLTGQRLLGVPIIVQASQAEKNRAAAAAAAAANNLQKGTSGPMRLYVGSLHFNITEEMLRGIFEPFGRIESIQLMMDSETGRSKGYGFITFADAECAKKALEQLNGFELAGRPMKVGHVTERTDASTASSFLDSDELERTGIDLGTTGRLQLMARLAEGTGLQIPPAAQQALQMSGAIAIGAMAAVSAAMNPAMNPALNMNMNSALNLPSQPLATHCFQLSNMFHPNSEEVSGWEVDIQHDVIEECNKHGGVVHIYVDKNSTEGNVYVKCPSIPAAMAAVNALHGRYFAGKMITAAYVPLPTYHNLFPESVTATQLLTPPPRR, encoded by the exons ATGGCAGATGACTTGGACATTGAGGCAATGCTGGAGGCTCCATACAGGAAG GAGGACAACAAGGCCCTGAGCCCCGACGGCCAAGAGGAGCGGACCAAGAG AAAGAAACGCAGTCGTGACAGGAAACACAGCCGGAGtcgagacagaaagaggagtcGAAGTCGAGAGCACAAACGCAGCCGCAGCAAAGAACGACGGAGAAGTCGCAGCCGAGAGCGACGCCGCACCCGCAGTCGCAGCAGAGAAAGGGGGGGGCGCTACAGAGACCACCACAAGTA CCGGCGGCGGTCTAGGAGTAAGAGTCCCCTCAGGAAAGAGAAGAGTCCGATCAG gttgCCAATAGATAACTTGACTCCTGAGGAGCGAGATGCCCGGACGGTGTTCTGTATGCAGCTGGCGGCCAGAATACGACCCCGGGACCTGGAGGAGTTCTTCTCTGCTGTGGGGAAG GTTCGGGACGTGAGGATGATCTCTGACAGGAACTCCCGTAGATCAAAGGGCATCGCCTACGTCGAGTTTGTGGAGGCAAATTCAGTTCCTCTCGCCATCGGACTGACGGGGCAAAGACTCCTGGGAGTTCCCATCATTGTACAGGCTTCGCAG GCAGAGAAGAatcgagcagcagcagcagcagcagcagcagccaacaACCTGCAGAAAGGAACATCAGGCCCGATGAGGCTGTACGTCGGCTCTCTGCACTTCAACATCACTGAGGAGATGCTGAGAGGAATCTTTGAGCCGTTTGGACGG ATTGAGAGCATCCAGCTGATGATGGACAGTGAGACAGGACGCTCTAAAGGCTACGGCTTCATCACT TTTGCAGATGCAGAGTGTGCTAAGAAAGCTCTGGAGCAGCTGAATGGCTTTGAGTTGGCGGGACGGCCCATGAAGGTGGGTCATGTGACAGAACGGACTGATGCCTCCACGGCTTCGTCTTTCCTTGACAGCGATGAGCTGGAACGCACTGGCATCGACCTGGGAACCACCGGGCGCCTGCAGCTTATGGCCCGACTTGCTGAGG GTACTGGTCTACAGATCCCTCCGGCTGCTCAGCAGGCTCTACAGATGAGCGGTGCTATCGCTATAGGAGCCATGGCTGCTGTGTCAG CCGCCATGAACCCAGCCATGAATCCGGCGctcaacatgaacatgaactcTGCTCTGAATCTTCCATCTCAGCCGCTTGCCACACATTGTTTCCAGCTGTCTAACATGTTCCACCCCAACAG tgaggAGGTTTCGGGGTGGGAGGTCGATATCCAGCATGATGTCATAGAGGAGTGCAACAAACATGGAGGAGTGGTTCACATCTATGTTGACAAGAACTCCACAGAG GGCAATGTCTACGTCAAGTGTCCGTCGATTCCAGCTGCCATGGCCGCCGTCAATGCCCTACATGGAAGATACTTTGCTG GTAAGATGATCACAGCAGCGTATGTTCCCCTGCCCACTTACCACAATCTCTTCCCGGAGTCCGTCACTGCCACACAGCTGCTGACCCCGCCCCCTCGACGGTAA
- the rbm39a gene encoding RNA-binding protein 39a isoform X1, with amino-acid sequence MTWTLRQCWRLHTGRALQRSPSTQTSTASTRLKKSWTVECLSAAGAPDRPRFTSDPPPHRSACFNEDNKALSPDGQEERTKRKKRSRDRKHSRSRDRKRSRSREHKRSRSKERRRSRSRERRRTRSRSRERGGRYRDHHKYRRRSRSKSPLRKEKSPIRWDSSRQLPIDNLTPEERDARTVFCMQLAARIRPRDLEEFFSAVGKVRDVRMISDRNSRRSKGIAYVEFVEANSVPLAIGLTGQRLLGVPIIVQASQAEKNRAAAAAAAAANNLQKGTSGPMRLYVGSLHFNITEEMLRGIFEPFGRIESIQLMMDSETGRSKGYGFITFADAECAKKALEQLNGFELAGRPMKVGHVTERTDASTASSFLDSDELERTGIDLGTTGRLQLMARLAEGTGLQIPPAAQQALQMSGAIAIGAMAAVSAAMNPAMNPALNMNMNSALNLPSQPLATHCFQLSNMFHPNSEEVSGWEVDIQHDVIEECNKHGGVVHIYVDKNSTEGNVYVKCPSIPAAMAAVNALHGRYFAGKMITAAYVPLPTYHNLFPESVTATQLLTPPPRR; translated from the exons ATGACTTGGACATTGAGGCAATGCTGGAGGCTCCATACAGGAAG GGCCCTTCAGAGGAGTCCCAGCACCCAAACCAGCACAGCATCCACACGGCTGAAGAAGAGCTGGACTGTGGAATGTCTGTCTGCTGCCGGAGCTCCAGACCGACCCAGATTCACCTCTGACCCCCCACCTCACAGATCAGCTTGTTTCAAT GAGGACAACAAGGCCCTGAGCCCCGACGGCCAAGAGGAGCGGACCAAGAG AAAGAAACGCAGTCGTGACAGGAAACACAGCCGGAGtcgagacagaaagaggagtcGAAGTCGAGAGCACAAACGCAGCCGCAGCAAAGAACGACGGAGAAGTCGCAGCCGAGAGCGACGCCGCACCCGCAGTCGCAGCAGAGAAAGGGGGGGGCGCTACAGAGACCACCACAAGTA CCGGCGGCGGTCTAGGAGTAAGAGTCCCCTCAGGAAAGAGAAGAGTCCGATCAGGTGGGACAGTTCACGACA gttgCCAATAGATAACTTGACTCCTGAGGAGCGAGATGCCCGGACGGTGTTCTGTATGCAGCTGGCGGCCAGAATACGACCCCGGGACCTGGAGGAGTTCTTCTCTGCTGTGGGGAAG GTTCGGGACGTGAGGATGATCTCTGACAGGAACTCCCGTAGATCAAAGGGCATCGCCTACGTCGAGTTTGTGGAGGCAAATTCAGTTCCTCTCGCCATCGGACTGACGGGGCAAAGACTCCTGGGAGTTCCCATCATTGTACAGGCTTCGCAG GCAGAGAAGAatcgagcagcagcagcagcagcagcagcagccaacaACCTGCAGAAAGGAACATCAGGCCCGATGAGGCTGTACGTCGGCTCTCTGCACTTCAACATCACTGAGGAGATGCTGAGAGGAATCTTTGAGCCGTTTGGACGG ATTGAGAGCATCCAGCTGATGATGGACAGTGAGACAGGACGCTCTAAAGGCTACGGCTTCATCACT TTTGCAGATGCAGAGTGTGCTAAGAAAGCTCTGGAGCAGCTGAATGGCTTTGAGTTGGCGGGACGGCCCATGAAGGTGGGTCATGTGACAGAACGGACTGATGCCTCCACGGCTTCGTCTTTCCTTGACAGCGATGAGCTGGAACGCACTGGCATCGACCTGGGAACCACCGGGCGCCTGCAGCTTATGGCCCGACTTGCTGAGG GTACTGGTCTACAGATCCCTCCGGCTGCTCAGCAGGCTCTACAGATGAGCGGTGCTATCGCTATAGGAGCCATGGCTGCTGTGTCAG CCGCCATGAACCCAGCCATGAATCCGGCGctcaacatgaacatgaactcTGCTCTGAATCTTCCATCTCAGCCGCTTGCCACACATTGTTTCCAGCTGTCTAACATGTTCCACCCCAACAG tgaggAGGTTTCGGGGTGGGAGGTCGATATCCAGCATGATGTCATAGAGGAGTGCAACAAACATGGAGGAGTGGTTCACATCTATGTTGACAAGAACTCCACAGAG GGCAATGTCTACGTCAAGTGTCCGTCGATTCCAGCTGCCATGGCCGCCGTCAATGCCCTACATGGAAGATACTTTGCTG GTAAGATGATCACAGCAGCGTATGTTCCCCTGCCCACTTACCACAATCTCTTCCCGGAGTCCGTCACTGCCACACAGCTGCTGACCCCGCCCCCTCGACGGTAA
- the rbm39a gene encoding RNA-binding protein 39a isoform X3 has translation MADDLDIEAMLEAPYRKEDNKALSPDGQEERTKRKKRSRDRKHSRSRDRKRSRSREHKRSRSKERRRSRSRERRRTRSRSRERGGRYRDHHKYRRRSRSKSPLRKEKSPIRWDSSRQLPIDNLTPEERDARTVFCMQLAARIRPRDLEEFFSAVGKVRDVRMISDRNSRRSKGIAYVEFVEANSVPLAIGLTGQRLLGVPIIVQASQAEKNRAAAAAAAAANNLQKGTSGPMRLYVGSLHFNITEEMLRGIFEPFGRIESIQLMMDSETGRSKGYGFITFADAECAKKALEQLNGFELAGRPMKVGHVTERTDASTASSFLDSDELERTGIDLGTTGRLQLMARLAEGTGLQIPPAAQQALQMSGAIAIGAMAAVSAAMNPAMNPALNMNMNSALNLPSQPLATHCFQLSNMFHPNSEEVSGWEVDIQHDVIEECNKHGGVVHIYVDKNSTEGNVYVKCPSIPAAMAAVNALHGRYFAGKMITAAYVPLPTYHNLFPESVTATQLLTPPPRR, from the exons ATGGCAGATGACTTGGACATTGAGGCAATGCTGGAGGCTCCATACAGGAAG GAGGACAACAAGGCCCTGAGCCCCGACGGCCAAGAGGAGCGGACCAAGAG AAAGAAACGCAGTCGTGACAGGAAACACAGCCGGAGtcgagacagaaagaggagtcGAAGTCGAGAGCACAAACGCAGCCGCAGCAAAGAACGACGGAGAAGTCGCAGCCGAGAGCGACGCCGCACCCGCAGTCGCAGCAGAGAAAGGGGGGGGCGCTACAGAGACCACCACAAGTA CCGGCGGCGGTCTAGGAGTAAGAGTCCCCTCAGGAAAGAGAAGAGTCCGATCAGGTGGGACAGTTCACGACA gttgCCAATAGATAACTTGACTCCTGAGGAGCGAGATGCCCGGACGGTGTTCTGTATGCAGCTGGCGGCCAGAATACGACCCCGGGACCTGGAGGAGTTCTTCTCTGCTGTGGGGAAG GTTCGGGACGTGAGGATGATCTCTGACAGGAACTCCCGTAGATCAAAGGGCATCGCCTACGTCGAGTTTGTGGAGGCAAATTCAGTTCCTCTCGCCATCGGACTGACGGGGCAAAGACTCCTGGGAGTTCCCATCATTGTACAGGCTTCGCAG GCAGAGAAGAatcgagcagcagcagcagcagcagcagcagccaacaACCTGCAGAAAGGAACATCAGGCCCGATGAGGCTGTACGTCGGCTCTCTGCACTTCAACATCACTGAGGAGATGCTGAGAGGAATCTTTGAGCCGTTTGGACGG ATTGAGAGCATCCAGCTGATGATGGACAGTGAGACAGGACGCTCTAAAGGCTACGGCTTCATCACT TTTGCAGATGCAGAGTGTGCTAAGAAAGCTCTGGAGCAGCTGAATGGCTTTGAGTTGGCGGGACGGCCCATGAAGGTGGGTCATGTGACAGAACGGACTGATGCCTCCACGGCTTCGTCTTTCCTTGACAGCGATGAGCTGGAACGCACTGGCATCGACCTGGGAACCACCGGGCGCCTGCAGCTTATGGCCCGACTTGCTGAGG GTACTGGTCTACAGATCCCTCCGGCTGCTCAGCAGGCTCTACAGATGAGCGGTGCTATCGCTATAGGAGCCATGGCTGCTGTGTCAG CCGCCATGAACCCAGCCATGAATCCGGCGctcaacatgaacatgaactcTGCTCTGAATCTTCCATCTCAGCCGCTTGCCACACATTGTTTCCAGCTGTCTAACATGTTCCACCCCAACAG tgaggAGGTTTCGGGGTGGGAGGTCGATATCCAGCATGATGTCATAGAGGAGTGCAACAAACATGGAGGAGTGGTTCACATCTATGTTGACAAGAACTCCACAGAG GGCAATGTCTACGTCAAGTGTCCGTCGATTCCAGCTGCCATGGCCGCCGTCAATGCCCTACATGGAAGATACTTTGCTG GTAAGATGATCACAGCAGCGTATGTTCCCCTGCCCACTTACCACAATCTCTTCCCGGAGTCCGTCACTGCCACACAGCTGCTGACCCCGCCCCCTCGACGGTAA
- the rbm39a gene encoding RNA-binding protein 39a isoform X5, producing MQLAARIRPRDLEEFFSAVGKVRDVRMISDRNSRRSKGIAYVEFVEANSVPLAIGLTGQRLLGVPIIVQASQAEKNRAAAAAAAAANNLQKGTSGPMRLYVGSLHFNITEEMLRGIFEPFGRIESIQLMMDSETGRSKGYGFITFADAECAKKALEQLNGFELAGRPMKVGHVTERTDASTASSFLDSDELERTGIDLGTTGRLQLMARLAEGTGLQIPPAAQQALQMSGAIAIGAMAAVSAAMNPAMNPALNMNMNSALNLPSQPLATHCFQLSNMFHPNSEEVSGWEVDIQHDVIEECNKHGGVVHIYVDKNSTEGNVYVKCPSIPAAMAAVNALHGRYFAGKMITAAYVPLPTYHNLFPESVTATQLLTPPPRR from the exons ATGCAGCTGGCGGCCAGAATACGACCCCGGGACCTGGAGGAGTTCTTCTCTGCTGTGGGGAAG GTTCGGGACGTGAGGATGATCTCTGACAGGAACTCCCGTAGATCAAAGGGCATCGCCTACGTCGAGTTTGTGGAGGCAAATTCAGTTCCTCTCGCCATCGGACTGACGGGGCAAAGACTCCTGGGAGTTCCCATCATTGTACAGGCTTCGCAG GCAGAGAAGAatcgagcagcagcagcagcagcagcagcagccaacaACCTGCAGAAAGGAACATCAGGCCCGATGAGGCTGTACGTCGGCTCTCTGCACTTCAACATCACTGAGGAGATGCTGAGAGGAATCTTTGAGCCGTTTGGACGG ATTGAGAGCATCCAGCTGATGATGGACAGTGAGACAGGACGCTCTAAAGGCTACGGCTTCATCACT TTTGCAGATGCAGAGTGTGCTAAGAAAGCTCTGGAGCAGCTGAATGGCTTTGAGTTGGCGGGACGGCCCATGAAGGTGGGTCATGTGACAGAACGGACTGATGCCTCCACGGCTTCGTCTTTCCTTGACAGCGATGAGCTGGAACGCACTGGCATCGACCTGGGAACCACCGGGCGCCTGCAGCTTATGGCCCGACTTGCTGAGG GTACTGGTCTACAGATCCCTCCGGCTGCTCAGCAGGCTCTACAGATGAGCGGTGCTATCGCTATAGGAGCCATGGCTGCTGTGTCAG CCGCCATGAACCCAGCCATGAATCCGGCGctcaacatgaacatgaactcTGCTCTGAATCTTCCATCTCAGCCGCTTGCCACACATTGTTTCCAGCTGTCTAACATGTTCCACCCCAACAG tgaggAGGTTTCGGGGTGGGAGGTCGATATCCAGCATGATGTCATAGAGGAGTGCAACAAACATGGAGGAGTGGTTCACATCTATGTTGACAAGAACTCCACAGAG GGCAATGTCTACGTCAAGTGTCCGTCGATTCCAGCTGCCATGGCCGCCGTCAATGCCCTACATGGAAGATACTTTGCTG GTAAGATGATCACAGCAGCGTATGTTCCCCTGCCCACTTACCACAATCTCTTCCCGGAGTCCGTCACTGCCACACAGCTGCTGACCCCGCCCCCTCGACGGTAA